In one Niveibacterium umoris genomic region, the following are encoded:
- a CDS encoding PEP-CTERM sorting domain-containing protein, with the protein MIRTLTLAGLIALLPATSFAAPITSADGWQTFYFGDTGSSWLDAPAFDDTALPSHFELTLDHAALLQVTDGGFAGDRFDVQVNGKHLGFTSTVAAGTDDLGLDFDAAYASTTHSHGSWLLAAGSYTITGTAADSAFGAGIGALRVAEVPEPSSLAMLLGGLGLLGATRFARKR; encoded by the coding sequence ATGATCCGAACGCTCACGCTTGCGGGCCTGATCGCCCTGCTGCCGGCCACCAGCTTCGCCGCGCCCATCACGTCGGCCGACGGCTGGCAGACCTTCTACTTCGGCGATACCGGCAGCAGCTGGCTCGACGCACCGGCCTTCGACGACACCGCATTGCCCTCACACTTCGAACTGACGCTCGACCACGCCGCGCTGCTGCAGGTCACCGACGGCGGTTTCGCCGGCGACCGCTTCGATGTGCAGGTCAACGGCAAGCACCTCGGCTTCACGTCGACGGTTGCCGCCGGCACGGACGACCTCGGACTCGACTTCGACGCGGCCTACGCCTCGACCACGCATAGCCACGGCAGCTGGTTGCTCGCCGCCGGCAGCTACACGATCACCGGCACGGCCGCTGACTCGGCCTTCGGCGCAGGTATCGGCGCGCTGCGCGTGGCCGAAGTGCCGGAACCAAGCTCGCTGGCCATGCTGCTGGGCGGCCTCGGCCTGCTTGGCGCCACCCGCTTTGCACGCAAGCGCTGA
- a CDS encoding ABC transporter ATP-binding protein: MNMNEIAQGAGGAVAESAGRKIGDVILSLEHISLAFGGVKALTDISFDVREGEVRAIIGPNGAGKSSMLNVINGVYHPQQGRIVFHGKERRAMEPHKAARQGIARTFQNIALFKGMSVLDNLMTGRVTKMHHGLFAHMLGFGPGRREELAHRQKVEEVIDFLEIQHIRKTPVGRLPYGLQKRVELGRALAAEPSLLLLDEPMAGMNVEEKEDMCRFILDVNDQMGTTIVLIEHDMGVVMDISDRVVVLDYGKKIGDGVPDEVKANPDVIKAYLGAGH, encoded by the coding sequence ATGAACATGAACGAGATCGCGCAGGGCGCGGGGGGTGCGGTGGCGGAAAGCGCAGGGCGCAAGATCGGCGACGTGATCCTCAGTCTGGAGCACATCTCGCTCGCCTTCGGTGGCGTCAAGGCGCTCACCGACATCAGCTTCGATGTGCGTGAAGGCGAGGTGCGCGCGATCATCGGCCCCAATGGCGCGGGCAAGAGTTCGATGCTCAACGTCATCAACGGTGTCTACCACCCGCAGCAAGGCCGCATCGTGTTTCATGGCAAGGAGCGTCGCGCGATGGAGCCGCACAAGGCGGCGCGCCAGGGCATCGCGCGCACCTTCCAGAACATCGCGCTGTTCAAGGGCATGAGCGTGCTCGACAACCTGATGACCGGCCGCGTCACCAAGATGCACCACGGCCTGTTCGCGCACATGCTCGGTTTCGGCCCCGGGCGCCGCGAAGAGCTCGCACACCGCCAGAAGGTGGAGGAAGTGATCGACTTCCTCGAAATCCAGCACATCCGCAAGACGCCGGTCGGCCGCCTGCCCTACGGCTTGCAGAAACGCGTCGAACTGGGTCGCGCCCTCGCGGCCGAGCCAAGCCTGCTGCTGCTCGACGAACCGATGGCGGGCATGAACGTCGAGGAGAAGGAGGACATGTGCCGCTTCATCCTCGATGTGAACGACCAGATGGGCACGACGATCGTGCTGATCGAACACGACATGGGCGTGGTGATGGACATCTCGGATCGCGTCGTGGTGCTCGACTATGGCAAGAAGATCGGCGACGGTGTGCCGGATGAAGTCAAGGCCAATCCCGACGTGATCAAGGCCTACCTTGGCGCCGGGCACTGA
- a CDS encoding Crp/Fnr family transcriptional regulator: MSTLADLLRDSLWIQDLTDAQRMRVEREVQVRFYAAGSTVVRKGDPVEHWLGIVDGLVKINAFSADGRSTTFTGVPRGGWFGEGSLLKNEIRKYDVIALRDSHVALMPRATFIWLLDTSIPFNRFLLTQINERLGQIIGMLEYDRLLEPDGRVARCLAGLFNPVLYPGIGLQLQISQEEIGYLAGVSRQRVNQALKVLEQAGLLHVEYGGLTIKDLQGLRSFGN, from the coding sequence ATGAGCACGCTTGCCGACCTGCTGCGCGACAGCCTCTGGATCCAGGACCTCACCGATGCGCAACGCATGCGCGTCGAGCGCGAAGTGCAGGTGCGCTTCTACGCCGCCGGCAGCACCGTAGTGCGCAAGGGCGATCCGGTCGAGCACTGGCTGGGTATCGTCGACGGCCTGGTCAAAATCAACGCCTTCTCGGCCGATGGGCGCTCCACCACCTTCACCGGCGTGCCGCGCGGCGGCTGGTTCGGCGAGGGCTCGCTGCTGAAGAACGAGATCCGCAAATACGACGTGATCGCGCTGCGCGATTCGCATGTCGCGCTGATGCCGCGCGCCACCTTCATCTGGCTGCTCGACACCAGCATCCCCTTCAACCGCTTCCTGCTCACGCAGATCAACGAGCGCCTCGGCCAGATCATCGGCATGCTCGAATACGACCGCCTGCTCGAACCGGACGGTCGTGTCGCGCGCTGCCTTGCAGGCCTCTTCAACCCGGTGCTGTATCCGGGCATCGGCCTGCAGTTGCAGATCTCGCAGGAAGAAATCGGCTACCTCGCCGGCGTCTCGCGTCAGCGGGTGAACCAGGCCCTCAAGGTGCTGGAGCAGGCCGGTTTGCTGCATGTGGAATACGGCGGCCTGACGATCAAGGACCTGCAGGGCCTGCGCAGCTTCGGCAACTGA
- a CDS encoding branched-chain amino acid ABC transporter permease, with product MLYREAGQFKASFAEDMQIFPIRQDRIAMVLLLAFAFLGVPLFASEYWFSAILIPFLIFALASLGLNILTGYCGQLSLGTAAFMAVGAYAAYNFQLRVEGIPILVSFALAGFTAAAVGVLFGLPSLRIKGFYLAVATLAAQFFIVWCLTKFPWLSNNSSSGVISTQKIRILGIAFDSPAAKYLLVLTIVTLMALAAKNLARSTTGRAWMAVRDMDVAAQVIGIPLMHTKLTAFAVSSFYCGVAGALYAFCYLGSVEPDGFSLDLSFRILFMVIIGGVGTVLGSFLGAAFILLLPILLDTTLLPTAHALGLPFSNATVSHIQTMVFGALIMFFLIVEPHGLARLWQITKEKLRLWPFPH from the coding sequence ATGCTCTACCGTGAAGCCGGTCAGTTCAAAGCCTCGTTCGCCGAGGACATGCAGATCTTCCCGATCCGGCAGGACCGCATCGCTATGGTCCTGCTGCTGGCTTTTGCCTTCCTCGGCGTGCCGCTGTTCGCGAGCGAGTACTGGTTCTCGGCGATCCTGATCCCCTTCCTGATCTTCGCGCTCGCCTCGCTGGGCCTCAACATCCTGACCGGTTATTGCGGCCAGCTTTCGCTGGGGACGGCTGCCTTCATGGCGGTGGGCGCGTATGCAGCGTACAACTTCCAGTTGCGGGTCGAGGGCATCCCGATCCTCGTGTCCTTCGCGCTGGCGGGTTTCACCGCTGCGGCGGTGGGCGTGCTGTTCGGCCTGCCGAGCCTGCGTATCAAGGGTTTCTACCTTGCCGTGGCGACGCTTGCGGCGCAATTCTTCATCGTGTGGTGCCTGACCAAGTTTCCGTGGTTGTCGAACAATTCGTCGTCGGGCGTGATCTCGACGCAGAAGATCCGCATCCTGGGCATCGCGTTCGACTCACCGGCCGCGAAGTACCTGCTGGTGCTGACGATCGTCACGCTGATGGCGCTGGCGGCCAAGAATCTCGCCCGCAGTACCACCGGTCGCGCGTGGATGGCGGTGCGCGACATGGATGTCGCCGCGCAGGTCATCGGTATCCCGCTGATGCACACCAAGCTCACTGCGTTTGCGGTGAGCTCCTTCTACTGCGGCGTGGCCGGTGCGCTGTATGCGTTCTGTTACCTCGGCTCGGTCGAACCGGATGGCTTCAGTCTCGACCTCTCCTTCCGCATCCTTTTCATGGTCATCATCGGCGGCGTCGGCACGGTGCTCGGGTCCTTCCTCGGCGCGGCCTTCATCCTGCTGTTGCCGATCCTGCTCGACACCACGTTGTTGCCGACCGCGCATGCGCTCGGCCTGCCGTTTTCGAATGCCACCGTGTCGCACATCCAGACCATGGTGTTCGGCGCGCTGATCATGTTCTTCCTGATCGTCGAGCCGCATGGGCTGGCGCGGCTGTGGCAGATCACCAAGGAGAAGCTCAGGCTTTGGCCTTTCCCGCATTGA
- a CDS encoding AMP-binding protein has translation MSNPGLAQADPLDTFPRLLRHHATVRPAKAAVREKEFGIWQTYTWADAADNVRALACGLAELGFKRGDRLAIVGDNRPRLYWAICAAQALGGIPVPMYQDAVAQEMAFVMADAEIRFALAEDQEQVDKLLDVQATVPVLRHILYDDTRGMRHYAQAGLMSLDELQRHGHARHQREPQFYELEVAKGAAADTAIMLYTSGTTGTPKGVMLSHANLLLTAKNAAEFDGLTEHEEILSYLPMAWVGDNIFSCAQAYVTGFCINCPESSETVMTDLREIGPTYYFAPPRVFENLLTSVMIRMEDAGAIKRRLFHHFMAVAKRVGPQILDGLKVGLLDRLHYGLGQLLVYGPLRNVLGFSRVRVGYTAGEAIGPEIFSFYRSLGINLKQLYGQTEGCVFICMQPHNEVFADTVGPAAPGVEIRIADNGEVLYRGPGVFQAYFKNPESTASTKTPDGWVHTGDAGYFDARGHLKIIDRAKDVGRLTDGNLFAPKYIENKLKFFPNIKEAVAFGDGRGQVCAFINIDISAVGNWAERRNLAYAGYTDLAGRPEVYGLICECVEQVNADLAADEKMAACQIHRFLILHKELDADDGELTRTRKVRRRFIEEKYGTLIAALYDEAKTSCFIETQVKYEDGRSGVISADLKIEAAKVFAPGGAKRAA, from the coding sequence ATGTCGAATCCCGGCTTGGCGCAGGCAGACCCGCTGGATACCTTTCCGCGGCTGCTGCGGCATCACGCGACGGTGCGGCCCGCGAAAGCGGCGGTGCGCGAGAAGGAATTCGGCATCTGGCAGACCTACACCTGGGCGGATGCGGCGGACAATGTACGCGCGCTCGCCTGCGGTCTGGCGGAGCTCGGCTTCAAACGCGGCGATCGCCTCGCCATCGTCGGCGACAACCGGCCGCGCCTGTACTGGGCGATCTGCGCGGCGCAAGCACTGGGCGGCATCCCGGTGCCGATGTACCAGGACGCAGTGGCGCAGGAAATGGCCTTCGTAATGGCCGATGCCGAAATCCGCTTCGCCCTCGCCGAGGATCAGGAGCAGGTCGACAAACTGCTCGACGTGCAGGCGACGGTGCCGGTGCTGCGCCACATCCTCTACGACGACACCCGCGGCATGCGCCATTACGCGCAAGCCGGCCTGATGTCGCTCGACGAATTGCAGCGCCACGGCCACGCGCGTCACCAGCGCGAACCGCAGTTTTACGAGCTCGAAGTGGCCAAGGGCGCGGCGGCCGACACCGCGATCATGCTGTACACCTCCGGCACCACCGGCACGCCCAAGGGCGTGATGCTCTCGCACGCCAACCTGCTGCTCACCGCGAAGAACGCGGCCGAGTTCGATGGCCTCACCGAACACGAAGAAATCCTCTCCTACCTGCCGATGGCCTGGGTGGGCGACAACATATTCTCGTGCGCGCAGGCCTATGTCACCGGCTTCTGCATCAACTGCCCGGAATCGTCCGAGACCGTGATGACCGATCTGCGCGAGATCGGCCCCACCTACTACTTTGCACCGCCGCGGGTGTTCGAGAACCTGCTCACCAGCGTGATGATCCGGATGGAGGATGCCGGTGCGATCAAGCGCAGGCTGTTCCATCACTTCATGGCGGTGGCAAAGCGCGTCGGGCCGCAGATTCTTGATGGCCTGAAAGTCGGTCTGCTCGACCGCCTGCACTACGGCCTCGGACAACTGCTCGTATATGGCCCTTTGCGCAACGTGCTCGGCTTTTCACGCGTGCGCGTCGGCTACACCGCTGGCGAGGCGATCGGGCCGGAAATCTTCAGCTTCTACCGTTCCCTTGGCATCAACCTCAAACAGCTCTATGGCCAGACCGAGGGCTGCGTGTTCATCTGCATGCAGCCGCACAACGAGGTCTTCGCCGACACCGTTGGCCCGGCAGCACCCGGCGTCGAAATCAGGATTGCCGACAACGGCGAGGTGCTCTACCGCGGCCCCGGCGTGTTCCAGGCCTATTTCAAGAATCCGGAATCCACTGCCAGCACCAAGACGCCGGACGGCTGGGTGCATACCGGCGATGCGGGCTACTTCGATGCGCGCGGCCACCTCAAGATCATCGATCGCGCCAAGGATGTCGGCCGCCTGACCGACGGCAACCTGTTCGCGCCGAAGTACATCGAGAACAAGCTCAAATTCTTCCCCAACATCAAGGAAGCGGTAGCCTTCGGCGACGGCCGCGGGCAGGTGTGCGCCTTCATCAACATCGACATCAGCGCGGTCGGCAACTGGGCCGAGCGGCGCAACCTCGCCTACGCGGGCTACACCGATCTCGCTGGCCGACCCGAGGTGTATGGGCTGATCTGCGAATGCGTCGAACAGGTGAACGCCGATCTCGCTGCGGACGAGAAGATGGCTGCCTGCCAGATCCATCGCTTCCTGATCCTGCACAAGGAACTCGATGCCGACGATGGCGAGCTGACCCGCACCCGCAAGGTGCGCCGCCGCTTCATCGAGGAAAAGTACGGCACGTTGATCGCCGCGCTCTACGATGAAGCCAAGACCAGCTGCTTTATCGAGACCCAGGTGAAGTACGAGGATGGCCGCAGCGGCGTGATTTCTGCGGACCTGAAGATCGAAGCGGCGAAGGTATTCGCCCCCGGTGGCGCAAAGCGGGCGGCCTGA
- a CDS encoding bifunctional metallophosphatase/5'-nucleotidase encodes MIRTTLAIALAALGAPALAATCATPDTRPTVIIGNADTLVPNRDADGAGPGNCTLNDLIVGGLPNMTWGSRAQFVTNAQRVIAAAPADVLSDAERKTLLDAVAASDVGSKLAVKLIAFNDFHGNINPVSGNYFGVTGPTGGVAYMASAVAALKAQNPNNVVVSAGDLIGASPLASALFHDEPAIEAMNRLGLEFNAVGNHEFDEGRDELVRMQNGGCHPDPAEVAAGHTCRGAEVGTPVPFEGAKFKFLAANVVDRATGKTLFPAYKVKTFKGIPVAFIGMTLKGTPGIVTPSGVASLDFRDEADTVNALVPQLKNQGIRAIAVVVHEGGFTTGGKDDCNGASGAILDIANRLDPEVDVIVSGHTHWAYNCVYNGRRLTSAGAFSRMLTDIDLTLDTATRNIVATSASNRVVANSGVTPAADVKAIIDRYNALSAPLANSKVGYITADVNKAQNAAGESTAGNLVADAQLEATKPAAKGGAVAAFMNPGGLRGTDPVLGYTSSAAGEGNGVVTYGEAFTFQPFGNSLVVMTLSGAQIKQMLEQQFVPSASASASCLAYNPQKTQRILQPSASVSYSWSAARADCDKVDGATLKINGVVVDAAASYRVTVNSFLATGGDGFAVLASGTDRVGGDVDLDALVAYLGKVSSPASPLVPPALGRITRY; translated from the coding sequence ATGATCCGCACGACCCTCGCCATCGCCCTTGCAGCCCTGGGTGCACCGGCCCTTGCTGCCACCTGCGCGACCCCCGACACCCGCCCGACGGTCATCATCGGCAACGCCGACACCCTGGTGCCCAATCGCGACGCCGACGGCGCCGGCCCGGGCAACTGCACGCTGAACGACCTGATCGTCGGCGGACTGCCCAACATGACCTGGGGCAGCCGCGCCCAGTTCGTCACCAACGCCCAGCGCGTGATCGCGGCCGCACCGGCCGACGTGCTCAGCGACGCCGAGCGCAAGACCCTGCTCGACGCAGTTGCCGCCTCCGACGTAGGCAGCAAACTCGCGGTGAAGCTGATCGCGTTCAACGATTTTCACGGCAACATCAACCCGGTATCCGGCAACTACTTTGGCGTCACCGGCCCGACCGGCGGCGTCGCCTACATGGCCAGCGCGGTGGCCGCGCTGAAAGCGCAGAACCCCAACAACGTGGTGGTCTCAGCGGGCGACCTGATCGGCGCCAGCCCGCTCGCGTCCGCACTGTTCCACGACGAGCCGGCGATCGAGGCGATGAACCGCCTCGGTCTGGAGTTCAACGCCGTCGGCAACCATGAATTCGACGAAGGCCGCGACGAACTGGTACGCATGCAGAACGGCGGCTGCCACCCCGATCCGGCCGAAGTCGCTGCCGGCCATACCTGCCGCGGCGCCGAAGTCGGCACGCCGGTACCTTTCGAGGGCGCGAAGTTCAAGTTCCTCGCCGCCAACGTGGTCGACCGCGCGACCGGCAAGACGCTCTTCCCGGCATACAAGGTCAAGACCTTCAAGGGCATTCCGGTGGCCTTCATCGGCATGACGCTGAAAGGCACGCCCGGCATCGTCACTCCCTCGGGCGTGGCGAGCCTGGATTTCCGTGACGAAGCCGACACCGTGAATGCGCTGGTGCCGCAGTTGAAGAACCAGGGCATTCGCGCCATCGCGGTGGTGGTGCATGAAGGCGGCTTCACCACTGGCGGCAAGGACGACTGCAACGGCGCCTCCGGCGCGATCCTCGACATCGCCAACCGGCTCGATCCGGAAGTCGACGTCATCGTCAGCGGCCACACCCACTGGGCCTACAACTGCGTCTACAACGGCCGCCGTCTCACCAGCGCTGGCGCGTTCAGCCGCATGCTCACCGACATCGACCTGACACTGGATACCGCGACCCGCAACATCGTCGCCACCAGCGCCAGCAACCGCGTGGTCGCCAACAGCGGCGTGACGCCGGCCGCCGACGTCAAGGCGATCATCGACCGCTACAACGCGCTGTCGGCGCCGCTGGCCAACAGCAAGGTCGGTTACATCACCGCCGACGTGAACAAGGCGCAGAACGCCGCGGGCGAGTCGACCGCCGGCAACCTGGTCGCCGACGCGCAGCTCGAAGCGACCAAGCCGGCTGCCAAGGGTGGCGCGGTCGCCGCCTTCATGAACCCGGGCGGCCTGCGCGGCACCGACCCGGTGCTCGGCTACACCTCGAGCGCCGCCGGCGAGGGCAACGGCGTCGTCACCTACGGCGAGGCCTTCACCTTCCAGCCCTTCGGCAACAGCCTGGTGGTGATGACGCTGAGCGGCGCGCAGATCAAGCAGATGCTCGAACAGCAGTTCGTGCCGTCGGCATCGGCCTCTGCATCCTGCCTCGCCTACAACCCGCAGAAGACGCAACGCATCCTGCAGCCCTCGGCCAGCGTCAGCTACAGCTGGAGCGCGGCGCGCGCCGATTGTGACAAGGTCGACGGCGCGACGCTGAAGATCAACGGCGTGGTGGTCGATGCGGCGGCGAGCTACCGCGTCACGGTGAACAGCTTCCTCGCCACCGGCGGTGATGGTTTTGCCGTGCTGGCCAGCGGTACCGACCGCGTCGGCGGCGACGTCGACCTCGACGCCTTGGTCGCCTACCTCGGCAAGGTCTCGTCGCCCGCTTCGCCACTGGTACCGCCGGCGCTCGGCCGCATCACCCGCTACTGA
- a CDS encoding ABC transporter substrate-binding protein, which translates to MKRIALAVAAAATLALGSIGTAHAQAKEQFFPILSYRVGPYGANGQSLFGGMIDYLQYVNMKGGVNGVMMTWEECETEYNNAKGVECYERLKGKAGANSAPVFPLSTGISYALIDKSAADKIPLAMVGYGRTDAVDGSVFPFAFTMVGTYQMQATAIVKYLKDQNNGSLAGKKIAYMYHDSAYGKEPIVALEAESRVNKFELVQIPVAHPGNEQGAQWLKVRQERPDYVIFWGWGVMNQTALKAAQKVGFPREKMIGSWWAGSEEDTVPAGDAAKGYMSATWNVAGKDVPLVADIEKVVYGAGKGNLSDKSKLGSILYNRGVSYGILAVEAIRKAQEKYGKGKTMSGEQIAWAMENLDLNDAKLKALGATGLLPPIKTSCEDHEGSGKIKLQQWDGTKWVVKTDWIDGNRQLVHPLFKASAAQFAKDKGITPRDCKKAM; encoded by the coding sequence ATGAAACGCATCGCACTCGCCGTCGCGGCTGCCGCGACCCTGGCACTGGGCAGCATCGGCACCGCCCATGCACAGGCGAAGGAACAGTTCTTCCCGATCCTGTCGTACCGCGTCGGGCCTTACGGCGCGAACGGCCAGTCGCTGTTCGGCGGCATGATCGACTACCTGCAATACGTGAACATGAAGGGCGGTGTGAACGGGGTCATGATGACCTGGGAGGAATGCGAGACCGAGTACAACAACGCCAAGGGCGTTGAGTGCTACGAGCGGCTCAAGGGCAAGGCGGGTGCGAACTCGGCGCCGGTGTTTCCGCTCTCCACCGGCATTTCCTACGCGCTGATCGACAAGTCTGCCGCCGACAAGATTCCGCTCGCGATGGTGGGCTACGGCCGCACCGATGCGGTCGATGGCTCGGTGTTCCCGTTTGCCTTCACGATGGTCGGCACCTACCAGATGCAGGCCACCGCGATCGTCAAATACCTGAAGGACCAGAACAATGGCAGCCTTGCCGGCAAGAAGATCGCCTACATGTATCACGACTCCGCCTACGGCAAGGAGCCGATCGTCGCGCTCGAAGCCGAGTCGCGGGTGAACAAGTTCGAGCTGGTACAGATTCCGGTCGCGCATCCGGGCAACGAGCAGGGTGCTCAGTGGTTGAAGGTGCGGCAGGAGCGGCCGGACTACGTGATCTTCTGGGGCTGGGGCGTGATGAACCAGACCGCGCTGAAGGCCGCGCAGAAAGTCGGCTTCCCGCGCGAGAAGATGATCGGATCCTGGTGGGCCGGGTCGGAAGAAGACACCGTGCCGGCGGGCGACGCCGCCAAGGGCTACATGAGCGCGACCTGGAACGTCGCCGGCAAGGATGTGCCGCTAGTCGCCGACATCGAGAAGGTGGTGTACGGCGCCGGCAAGGGCAACCTCAGCGACAAATCAAAGCTGGGTTCGATCCTCTATAACCGCGGTGTGTCGTACGGGATTCTCGCCGTCGAAGCGATCCGCAAGGCGCAGGAAAAGTACGGCAAGGGCAAGACCATGAGCGGCGAGCAGATCGCCTGGGCGATGGAGAACCTCGACCTCAACGACGCCAAGCTCAAGGCCCTGGGCGCCACCGGCCTGCTGCCGCCGATCAAGACCTCGTGTGAGGACCATGAGGGCTCCGGCAAGATCAAGCTTCAGCAGTGGGACGGCACCAAGTGGGTGGTGAAGACGGACTGGATCGACGGTAACCGCCAGCTGGTGCACCCGCTGTTCAAGGCGAGCGCGGCGCAGTTCGCCAAGGACAAGGGCATCACGCCGCGCGACTGCAAGAAGGCGATGTAA
- a CDS encoding branched-chain amino acid ABC transporter permease gives MQFFFEALIGGLLSGVMYSLVALGFVLIFKASGVFNFAQGAMVFFAALTVVGFIGKGVPLPLAIVLAFGAMVLLGLATERFVLRKLVGQPPISLFMATIGLAFFIEGLAPMLWGSEVRPIELGIQDEPIPWLLERFDIVVSRFDLVASGIAAALVAVLAIFFQKTRIGRALRAVADDHQAALSIGIPLERIWAIVWAVAGFVALVAGLLWGSRNGVQFALTFTALKALPVLVLGGFDSVAGAIVGGLIIGASEKLAEIYLPPLMQAGFGGNFGGIEGWFPYVLALLFLLVRPEGLFGEKHIDRV, from the coding sequence ATGCAATTCTTCTTTGAAGCGCTGATCGGCGGGCTGCTCTCGGGCGTGATGTACTCGCTGGTCGCGCTTGGCTTCGTGCTGATCTTCAAGGCCTCCGGCGTGTTCAACTTCGCGCAGGGTGCGATGGTCTTCTTCGCGGCGCTGACCGTCGTGGGCTTCATCGGCAAGGGCGTGCCGCTGCCGCTCGCGATCGTGCTGGCTTTTGGCGCGATGGTGCTGCTGGGGCTGGCGACCGAACGCTTCGTGCTGCGCAAGCTGGTCGGCCAGCCGCCGATCTCGCTTTTCATGGCGACCATCGGCCTCGCTTTCTTCATCGAAGGCCTCGCGCCGATGCTGTGGGGCAGCGAGGTGCGCCCGATCGAGCTGGGCATCCAGGATGAGCCTATCCCCTGGCTGCTGGAACGCTTCGACATCGTCGTCAGCCGATTCGATCTGGTCGCGTCCGGCATCGCTGCGGCGCTGGTGGCGGTGCTCGCGATCTTCTTCCAGAAGACCCGCATCGGCCGTGCGCTGCGCGCGGTGGCGGACGATCACCAGGCAGCGCTGTCGATCGGTATTCCGCTTGAACGCATCTGGGCGATCGTCTGGGCAGTGGCAGGCTTCGTCGCGCTGGTCGCCGGCCTCTTGTGGGGCTCGCGCAACGGCGTGCAGTTCGCGCTCACCTTCACCGCGCTCAAGGCGCTGCCGGTATTGGTGCTGGGGGGCTTCGATTCGGTTGCCGGCGCGATCGTCGGCGGCCTGATCATCGGCGCGTCGGAAAAGCTCGCCGAGATCTACCTGCCGCCGCTGATGCAGGCCGGCTTTGGCGGCAACTTCGGCGGGATCGAGGGCTGGTTTCCGTATGTGCTGGCGCTGCTGTTCCTGCTGGTGCGGCCCGAAGGGCTGTTCGGTGAGAAGCACATCGATCGTGTCTGA
- a CDS encoding OmpA family protein, translating into MIAPRLRVAAFSMLALAGSVSAQETYNPSWYLLPSFTSMTADTDWNADNSRAGGGLAIGGPLSQSFDVQFGGYGNHSKSQDNATFYRQNLFGGDVLWLFSRSKLRPFLLAGAGVEVDKINSGESKNAGYVNGGGGIQWFMTPQFFLQADARYVYGFTDKEYWGEKLGSSGNGFYRLGLGWVFSQPPAPAPAPVVARAEAPKPTAPAPAPAPAPKPSAEKVTLAADALFDFDKAVLRDDGKAKLTEFAGAAKKLSTLEVITAVGYTDRLGKDAYNQTLSEQRAAAVKNFLVEQGIDANRIATEGKGKAKPIAPCTGLGAESNRNKVLVECLQTNRRVEIEVIGTRMP; encoded by the coding sequence ATGATTGCGCCACGTTTGCGTGTTGCCGCTTTCAGCATGCTGGCTCTTGCAGGCAGCGTCTCGGCACAGGAAACCTACAACCCGTCCTGGTACCTGCTGCCCAGCTTTACATCAATGACGGCGGATACCGACTGGAACGCGGATAACTCGCGCGCCGGTGGCGGGCTGGCGATCGGCGGGCCGCTGTCGCAGTCCTTCGACGTGCAGTTCGGCGGCTACGGCAACCACTCCAAGAGCCAGGACAACGCCACCTTCTACCGCCAGAACCTGTTCGGCGGCGATGTGCTGTGGCTGTTCTCGCGCAGCAAGCTGCGCCCCTTCCTGCTCGCCGGCGCCGGCGTCGAGGTGGACAAGATCAACAGCGGCGAGAGCAAGAACGCCGGCTATGTGAACGGCGGCGGCGGCATCCAGTGGTTCATGACGCCGCAGTTCTTCCTGCAGGCCGATGCGCGCTATGTGTATGGCTTCACCGACAAGGAATACTGGGGCGAGAAGCTGGGCTCCAGCGGCAACGGTTTCTACCGGCTCGGGCTCGGCTGGGTCTTCTCGCAGCCGCCGGCACCGGCACCGGCGCCGGTCGTCGCGCGGGCCGAGGCGCCCAAGCCGACCGCTCCAGCACCAGCCCCGGCGCCGGCACCCAAGCCTTCAGCCGAGAAGGTGACGCTGGCTGCGGATGCCTTGTTCGACTTCGACAAGGCCGTCCTGCGCGACGACGGCAAGGCCAAGCTCACCGAATTCGCTGGTGCGGCGAAGAAGCTGAGCACGCTCGAAGTGATCACCGCGGTCGGCTATACCGACCGTCTCGGCAAGGACGCCTACAACCAGACGCTCTCCGAGCAACGTGCGGCGGCGGTGAAGAACTTCCTCGTCGAGCAGGGTATCGATGCCAACCGCATCGCGACCGAGGGCAAGGGCAAGGCCAAGCCGATCGCGCCTTGTACCGGGCTGGGCGCGGAATCGAACCGCAACAAGGTGCTGGTCGAGTGCCTGCAGACCAACCGCCGCGTCGAAATCGAAGTGATTGGTACGCGCATGCCGTAA